From one Eptesicus fuscus isolate TK198812 chromosome 21, DD_ASM_mEF_20220401, whole genome shotgun sequence genomic stretch:
- the SLC8A2 gene encoding sodium/calcium exchanger 2: protein MAPLALVGFALLLGAPPCSGAATPTPSLPPSPTNDSDTSTEVCQGSNRCQPGVLLPVWEPDDPSLGDKAARAVVYFVAMVYMFLGVSIIADRFMASIEVITSKEKEITITKANGETSVGTVRIWNETVSNLTLMALGSSAPEILLSVIEVCGHNFQAGELGPGTIVGSAAFNMFVVIAVCVYVIPAGESRKIKHLRVFFVTASWSIFAYVWLYLILAVFSPGVVQVWEALLTLIFFPVCVVFAWMADKRLLFYKYVYKRYRTDPRSGIIIGAEGDPPKSIEMDGTFVGAEAPGEAGGLGPGPAEARELDASRREVIQILKDLKQKHPDKDLEQLVGIANYYALLHQQKSRAFYRIQATRMMTGAGNVLRRHAADASRRAGPAEGPAEEEDDGASRIFFEPSLYHCLENCGSVLLSVTCQGGEGNSTFYVDYRTEDGSAKAGSDYEYSEGTLVFKPGETLKELRIGIIDDDIFEEDEHFFVRLLNLRVGDAQGMFEPDGGGRPKGRLVAPLLATVTILDDDHAGIFSFQDRLLHVSECMGTVDVRVVRSSGARGTVRLPYRTVDGTARGGGVHYEDACGELEFGDDETMKTLQVKIVDDEEYEKKDNFFIELGQPQWLKRGISALLLNQGDGDRKLTAEEEEARRIAEMGKPVLGENCRLEVIIEESYDFKNTVDKLIKKTNLALVIGTHSWREQFLEAITVSAGDEEEEEDGSREERLPSCFDYVMHFLTVFWKVLFACVPPTEYCHGWACFGVCILVIGLLTALIGDLASHFGCTVGLKDSVNAVVFVALGTSIPDTFASKVAALQDQCADASIGNVTGSNAVNVFLGLGVAWSVAAVYWAVQGRPFEVRTGTLAFSVTLFTVFAFVGIAVLLYRRRPHIGGELGGPRGPKIATTALFLGLWFLYILFASLEAYCHIRGF, encoded by the exons atgGCTCCCCTGGCCTTGGTGGGGTTTGCGCTCCTCCTGGGGGCTCCCCCATGCTCGGGGGCGGCTACCCCGACCCCCTCTCTGCCACCTTCCCCCACCAATGACAGCGACACCAGCACGGAGGTCTGTCAGGGCTCCAACCGCTGCCAGCCGGGGGTCCTGCTGCCCGTCTGGGAGCCCGACGACCCCTCGCTGGGCGACAAGGCGGCGCGGGCAGTGGTCTACTTTGTGGCCATGGTCTACATGTTCCTGGGCGTGTCCATCATCGCCGACCGCTTCATGGCCTCCATCGAGGTCATCACGTCGAAGGAGAAGGAGATCACCATCACCAAGGCCAACGGCGAGACCAGCGTGGGCACCGTCCGCATCTGGAACGAGACCGTGTCCAACCTCACGCTCATGGCCCTGGGCTCCTCGGCGCCCGAGATCCTGCTGTCCGTCATCGAGGTCTGCGGCCACAACTTCCAGGCGGGCGAGCTGGGCCCGGGCACCATCGTGGGCAGCGCCGCCTTCAACATGTTCGTGGTCATTGCCGTGTGCGTCTACGTCATCCCGGCCGGCGAGAGCCGCAAGATCAAGCACCTGAGGGTCTTCTTTGTCACGGCCTCTTGGAGCATCTTCGCCTACGTCTGGCTGTACCTCATCCTGGCCGTCTTTTCCCCGGGGGTGGTCCAG gtgTGGGAGGCGCTGCTGACCCTCATCTTCTTCCCGGTGTGCGTGGTGTTCGCCTGGATGGCGGACAAGCGGCTGCTCTTCTACAAGTACGTGTACAAGCGCTACCGCACCGACCCGCGCAGCGGCATCATCATCGGCGCCGAGGGCGACCCCCCCAAGAGCATCGAGATGGACGGCACGTTCGTGGGCGCCGAGGCGCCGGGCGAGGCGGGCGGCCTGGGCCCGGGCCCCGCCGAGGCCCGCGAGCTGGACGCCAGCCGCCGCGAGGTCATCCAGATCCTCAAGGACCTCAAGCAGAAGCACCCGGACAAGGACCTGGAGCAGCTGGTGGGCATCGCCAACTACTACGCGCTGCTGCACCAGCAGAAGAGCCGCGCCTTCTACCGCATCCAGGCCACGCGCATGATGACCGGCGCGGGCAACGTGCTGCGGCGCCACGCGGCGGACGCCTCGCGCCGGGCCGGCCCCGCCGAGGGCCCCGCGGAGGAGGAGGACGACGGCGCCAGCCGCATCTTCTTCGAGCCCAGCCTGTACCACTGCCTGGAGAACTGCGGCTCCGTGCTGCTCTCCGTCACCTGCCAGGGCGGCGAGGGCAACAGCACCTTCTACGTGGACTACCGCACGGAGGACGGCTCGGCCAAGGCGGGCTCCGACTACGAGTACAG CGAGGGCACGCTGGTGTTCAAGCCCGGCGAGACGTTGAAGGAGCTGCGCATCGGCATCATCGACGACGACATCTTTGAGGAGGACGAGCACTTCTTCGTGCGGCTGCTGAACCTGCGCGTGGGCGACGCGCAGGGCATGTTCGAGCCCGACGGCGGCGGGAGGCCCAAAGGGCGGCTGGTGGCGCCGCTGCTGGCCACGGTCACCATCCTGGACGACGACCACGCGGGCATCTTCTCCTTCCAGGACCGCCTGCTGCACGTGAGCGAGTGCATGGGCACCGTGGACGTGCGCGTCGTGCGCAGCTCGGGCGCGCGCGGCACCGTGCGCCTCCCCTACCGCACGGTGGACGGCACGGCGCGCGGCGGCGGCGTGCACTACGAGGACGCGTGCGGCGAGCTCGAGTTCGGCGACGACGAGACCAT GAAAACCCTTCAGGTGAAGATAGTGGATGACGAGGAATATGAGAAAAAGGATAACTTCTTCATCGAGCTGGGCCAGCCGCAGTGGCTTAAGCGAGGGATTtcag cTCTGCTGCTCAATCAAG GGGATGGGGACAGGAAGCTGacagcggaggaggaggaggctcgGAGGATAGCAGAGATGGGCAAGCCAGTTCTTGGGGAAAACTGCCGGCTGGAGGTCATCATTGAAGAGTCGTATGATTTTAAG AACACGGTGGATAAACTCATCAAGAAAACGAACTTGGCTTTGGTGATTGGAACCCATTCATGGAGGGAGCAGTTCTTAGAGGCAATTACGGTGAGCGCAG gggacgaggaggaggaggaggacgggtCCCGGGAGGAGCGGCTGCCTTCGTGCTTTGACTACGTCATGCACTTCCTGACGGTGTTCTGGAAGGTGCTGTTCGCCTGCGTGCCCCCCACTGAGTACTGCCACGGCTGGGCCTGCTTCGGCGTCTGCATCCTGGTCATTGGCCTGCTCACCGCCCTCATCGGGGACCTTGCCTCCCACTTTGGCTGCACCGTTGGCCTCAAGGACTCCGTCAACGCTGTGGTCTTCGTGGCCCTGGGCACCTCCATCCCCG ACACCTTCGCCAGCAAGGTGGCGGCGCTGCAGGACCAGTGCGCGGACGCGTCCATCGGCAACGTGACCGGCTCCAACGCGGTGAACGTGTTCCTGGGCCTGGGCGTGGCCTGGTCGGTGGCCGCCGTGTACTGGGCGGTGCAGGGCCGCCCCTTCGAGGTGCGCACCGGCACGCTGGCCTTCTCCGTCACGCTCTTCACCGTCTTCGCCTTCGTGGGCATCGCCGTGCTGCTGTACCGGCGCCGGCCGCACATCGGCGGCGAGCTGGGCGGCCCGCGCGGCCCCAAGATCGCCACCACCGCGCTCTTCCTGGGCCTCTGGTTCCTCTACATCCTCTTCGCCAGCCTCGAGGCTTACTGCCACATCCGGGGCTTCTAG